Proteins co-encoded in one Aerococcaceae bacterium DSM 111021 genomic window:
- a CDS encoding PTS-dependent dihydroxyacetone kinase phosphotransferase subunit DhaM → MSEYGIVIISHSKDIAQGVHNLLDEVAKDVSITHAGGDEDGGIGTSFDAAFEMIEKNPKDKLLAFFDLGSAKMNLEMAIEMSDKDIKVYSVPVVEGAYTAGALLQAEASIEAIESQLDELKINK, encoded by the coding sequence ATGTCAGAATATGGAATTGTCATAATATCACATTCAAAAGATATCGCTCAAGGGGTTCATAACTTATTAGATGAAGTAGCCAAAGATGTAAGCATTACTCATGCAGGAGGAGATGAAGACGGAGGGATTGGAACGTCTTTTGATGCTGCGTTTGAGATGATTGAAAAGAATCCAAAAGATAAACTACTCGCATTTTTTGATTTAGGTAGTGCAAAGATGAATCTTGAGATGGCAATAGAGATGTCTGATAAAGACATAAAAGTTTATTCTGTACCAGTTGTCGAGGGAGCTTATACAGCGGGAGCTTTATTACAAGCCGAAGCAAGTATTGAAGCCATAGAATCACAATTAGATGAATTAAAAATTAATAAATAA